TCGGCGGCGGAGGACGCCCGCGTCGGCTTCGCGCTCTCGGGCAAATCGACGCGGCTCGTAGTCGACGGCGAAGGGCTCGTCGAGTGGTTCGACGACGACGTGCGCAAGATCGTCGTGTTCGGGCAGAGCGAGGAACTGGCGCAGACGGAGCGGCCCGTGACGACAGACGTGCGCGGAGACCGCGTCGTGCTCGCCGAGCGGATCGAAAGGTTGGAAGAGGGTCGGCTCATCGCGGTCACCGGATTCGACGCGACGACGGGCGAGCCGCGCGCCGAGATCGCGACGCTCCTCCGCACCGAAGACACCGGCGACGGCGTGACGCGACTCGTCTTTGAGGAGGCACTCGCGTTTGTGTACGACCGCGAGAGCGTCCGGCTCAACGCGAACGTGGCCCGCGCCACGCACGGCGAGTTCCGCGCCGAAGTCCTCGGCAGCGGCGACGGCTCCGCCACGTTTCAGCGGTTCGAGCTCCGCGACAAGCCGCTCACGCACGTCTCGGCCGCGACGCCGAGCGGGTCTGCGAGTACGCTCACCGTCCGCATCGGGGGCGTGCGGTGGGATGAGGTGCCGACGCTCTACGAGCAGCCGCCCGACGCCGAGGTCTACGTCGCCCGTCGCGCCGACGACGGCAGGACGACGGTGCAGTTCGGCGACGGCGTGGACGGCGCGCGGCTCCCGACCGGCGTCGAAAATGTCACGGCCGAGTACCGCGTCGGGATCGGGCTCGACGGGCTCGTGGACGCCGGGCAGATCAGCCTGCTGATGACGCGCCCGCTCGGCGTGCGCGACGTCGTCAACCCGCTCGCCTCGGATGGGGCCGACGACCCCGAGGTGCTCGGCGACGCCCGCGCGAACGCGCCGCTCACGGTCCTCACGCTCGACCGTGTCGTCTCGCTGCAAGACTTCGAGGACTTCGCGCGGGCGTTCGCAGGTGTCGGGAAGGCGCAGGCGGCGCGGCTGTGGAGCGGCGAGGCGCCGCTCGTCTACCTCACCGTCGCGGGCGTCGAGGGCGCGGCCGTGCTCGCCACGTCGGAGCTGTACGCGAACCTCCGCGACGCCATCGACGGCGCGCGCGGGTCCACGGAACGGGTCGAAGTAGTGACGTACGAATCGCTCCGCTTCGGCGTCGAAGCCGCCCTGATCCTCGACGAGCGGTTTGTCGCCGATGACGTGCTCGCGGCGGCGGCCGAGGCGGTGCGCGCGGCGTTCGCGTTCGAGCGCCGCGCCTTCGGGCAGGGCGTGACGGCGGGCGACGTGCTCGCCGTGCTGCAGCGCGTCGACGGGGTCGTCGCGGCCGACCTCGACCGGCTCGGTGGGGCGAACCCCGTCGACGAGCCGCGCCTGCTCGCGTTGCCGGCGCGCGTCGAGGGCGGCGTGCTCCGCCCGGCCCAACTCCTCACCGTCGACCCCGACGACATCCACTTAACCGAGCGCGCGACGTGAGCATCTTCACCCCCGATACGCTCTACGACCTCCTCCCGGCCGTCTACCGCCTCCGCGATGCCGACGAGGGCGAGCCGCTGCGCGCGCTCGTCGTCGTGCTCGCCGAGCAAGCGGGGATCGTCAAGGCCGACATCGACCGGCTCTACGACAACCTCTTCATCGAGACGTGCGAGGAGTGGGTCGTCCCGTACATCGGCGACCTCCTCGGCGTGCGGAACCTCCACGTCTTCGACGCCGACGCCTTCAGCCAGCGCGCGCACGTCGCCAACACGCTCCGCTTCCGGCGGCGGAAGGGGACCGCGACGATGCTCGAGCAGCTCGCCTTCGACACGACGGGCTGGCGCGCCCGCGCCGTCGAGTTCTTCGATGTGCTGGCGACGACGCAATACCTCAACCACCTCCGTCCGCACAACCTCCGCACGCCCGACCTCCGCGCCACCGCCGCGCTCGACCTCGTCGGAACCGCGTTCGACACGGCCGCGCACACGGCCGACGTGCGGCGCATCGCCTCCGGCGGCATCCGGCACAACATCCCGAACGTCGGGCTCTTCCTGTGGCGGCTCCAGAGCTACGCCGTCCCACGCCGACAGGCCCGCGACCTCGGCGACGGGCGCTTCACCGTCCACCCGCTCGGGGTCGATGCGCCGCTCTTCAACCGGCCGCAGACCGAGGTCGAGATCACGCACCTCGCCGAAGAGATCAACGTGCCCGCGCCGCTGCGCCGCCGCCCGCTCTACGACGAACTCGAAGCCCGCCGCCAGGCCCTCGCCGAAGGCCGCACGCCGATGTTCGCCTACTTCGACGACCGCGCCGACGCCGCGCATCCGCCCGTCTTCCAGCTGTTCGTGGACGAGGCGCGCGACGGCGACGCGTGGCTGCCCGTCTCCGCCGATGAGGTGATGGTCTGCGACCTCTCGGGCTGGAACGACGCCGGCTGGACGCGGCCCGCCGCGTCGAAGACGTACCACGTCCCGCAGCCCGATGGCACGACC
This is a stretch of genomic DNA from Rhodothermales bacterium. It encodes these proteins:
- a CDS encoding putative baseplate assembly protein, which codes for MSTNVDTRPCGCCEGIAPLTPASVENRPGLSALAYRVGIHPQFEQAMHVALGRQSVDDTRPLADLATRDNNDPALALIDGWATVLDVLTFYQERIANEHYLRTATERRSVLELARQIGYELDPGVAAGTVLAFALETALGAPGVARIPVGTRAQSVPGQDERPQTFETTEEIEGRAAWNAMRARTAEPYTPGMRARTLYLAGVTTNLRKGDALLLVGDERVGDPGNENWDVRRVNTLVLDRDRNLTIVGLDRPLGSVVPYVRPAAQPRVYALRTRAAVFGYNAPDWRAMPAEIKRVYPGTADGEWQGLTLSGIANDTEDADRTLYLDTAYPQIVPDSWVVVATKEYAEVYRVESAAEDARVGFALSGKSTRLVVDGEGLVEWFDDDVRKIVVFGQSEELAQTERPVTTDVRGDRVVLAERIERLEEGRLIAVTGFDATTGEPRAEIATLLRTEDTGDGVTRLVFEEALAFVYDRESVRLNANVARATHGEFRAEVLGSGDGSATFQRFELRDKPLTHVSAATPSGSASTLTVRIGGVRWDEVPTLYEQPPDAEVYVARRADDGRTTVQFGDGVDGARLPTGVENVTAEYRVGIGLDGLVDAGQISLLMTRPLGVRDVVNPLASDGADDPEVLGDARANAPLTVLTLDRVVSLQDFEDFARAFAGVGKAQAARLWSGEAPLVYLTVAGVEGAAVLATSELYANLRDAIDGARGSTERVEVVTYESLRFGVEAALILDERFVADDVLAAAAEAVRAAFAFERRAFGQGVTAGDVLAVLQRVDGVVAADLDRLGGANPVDEPRLLALPARVEGGVLRPAQLLTVDPDDIHLTERAT